One stretch of Saccharomonospora xinjiangensis XJ-54 DNA includes these proteins:
- a CDS encoding beta-ketoacyl-[acyl-carrier-protein] synthase family protein translates to MSNIDVVITGLGATTPLGADVPSTWDGLLEGRSGVRTLDAEWVERIDLPVKIGAVLAEEPTVKIPRVQARRLDRCEQVALLAAREAWADAGFEPPTHESQDVDPERLGVSIGSGIGGPVTLLNQDDLLEQHGIRKVSPLTVPMLMPNGPAAHVGIDLLARAGVHSPASACASGAEGIAVGVQMIQSGRADVVVAGGAEACIAPITIAGFAQARTVSTRNDEPERASRPFDAHRDGFVLGEGAGAVVLERADRAAARGARVYARLGGYGITSDAYHITGNHPEGIGQIAAMTQAMRMADLSGSDVGHVNAHATSTVVGDVGEAAAIRKAVGDHPVVTAPKGALGHLVGGAGAVESIVTILSIYHGIVPATLNLENLDPKVQLDVVSGEPRKIDLTAAISNSFGFGGHNTALLYQKA, encoded by the coding sequence ATGAGCAACATCGACGTCGTGATCACCGGCCTCGGCGCAACCACACCGCTCGGTGCGGACGTCCCCTCGACCTGGGACGGTCTGCTTGAGGGCCGGAGCGGGGTCCGCACCCTCGACGCCGAGTGGGTCGAGAGGATCGACCTGCCGGTGAAGATCGGCGCCGTGCTCGCCGAGGAGCCGACGGTGAAGATCCCGCGCGTGCAGGCCCGCAGGCTCGACCGTTGTGAGCAGGTCGCCCTGCTCGCCGCGCGCGAGGCGTGGGCCGACGCCGGTTTCGAGCCGCCGACGCACGAGTCGCAGGACGTCGATCCCGAGCGGCTCGGCGTCTCGATCGGCTCGGGGATCGGGGGTCCTGTCACGCTGCTGAACCAGGACGACCTGCTGGAGCAGCACGGCATCCGGAAGGTGTCACCGCTGACGGTGCCGATGTTGATGCCCAACGGGCCAGCCGCGCACGTGGGCATCGACCTGCTGGCCCGAGCCGGGGTGCATTCCCCGGCCTCGGCGTGCGCGTCGGGTGCCGAGGGAATCGCCGTCGGCGTTCAGATGATCCAGTCGGGGCGTGCCGACGTCGTGGTCGCGGGTGGCGCGGAGGCCTGCATCGCCCCGATCACCATCGCGGGGTTCGCGCAGGCACGCACCGTCTCGACCCGAAACGACGAGCCCGAGCGGGCGTCGCGGCCGTTCGACGCCCACCGTGACGGTTTCGTCCTCGGCGAGGGCGCCGGTGCGGTGGTGCTGGAGCGTGCTGACAGGGCAGCCGCGCGTGGTGCACGGGTGTACGCACGGCTGGGGGGTTACGGCATCACGTCCGACGCCTACCACATCACGGGAAACCATCCCGAGGGCATCGGCCAGATCGCCGCGATGACGCAGGCCATGCGGATGGCCGACCTCTCGGGCTCCGACGTGGGCCACGTCAACGCCCATGCCACCTCCACGGTCGTCGGTGACGTCGGCGAAGCCGCGGCGATCCGCAAGGCTGTCGGCGACCACCCTGTGGTGACGGCTCCGAAGGGCGCACTCGGACACCTGGTGGGCGGCGCGGGCGCCGTCGAGAGCATCGTAACGATCTTGTCGATCTACCACGGCATCGTGCCTGCCACGCTGAACCTGGAGAACCTCGATCCGAAGGTGCAGCTGGACGTCGTGTCCGGCGAGCCCCGCAAGATCGACCTCACCGCGGCCATCAGCAACTCGTTCGGCTTCGGCGGCCACAACACGGCACTGCTGTACCAGAAGGCGTAA
- a CDS encoding beta-ketoacyl-ACP synthase III produces the protein MSRPTLTLAQGAKATRVLGVGSTQPDRIVTNDELSEHMDTNDQWIRDRVGIVERRFAAEDERLVDMAVTAGAKALADAGVAPSEVDTVIVPNCTMPAPIPNAAAQVADRIGIKAAGAFDLNAACAGFCYGLGVASDLIRAGSARKVLVIGAEKLTDVVDPADRSTAIIFADGAGAALVGPSEEPGIGPVAWGSAGDLVDMIYMRDNRYIFQEGQPVFRWATTQIAPVAMRAVELAGLELSDIDVLIPHQANLRIVEAIAKRLRAKGARDDMVVADDIRYSGNTSSASIPMALDHMRAAGTVKRGDVVLTVGFGAGLSYAGQVLVCP, from the coding sequence ATGAGCCGTCCGACGCTCACGCTCGCGCAGGGCGCGAAGGCCACGAGAGTGCTCGGGGTCGGCAGCACGCAGCCCGACCGGATCGTCACGAACGACGAGCTGTCCGAGCACATGGACACCAACGACCAGTGGATCAGGGACCGCGTCGGCATCGTCGAGCGCCGGTTCGCCGCGGAGGACGAGCGGCTGGTCGATATGGCCGTCACGGCGGGAGCGAAGGCACTCGCCGACGCGGGAGTCGCCCCGTCCGAAGTGGACACGGTCATCGTGCCGAACTGCACCATGCCCGCGCCCATCCCGAACGCGGCGGCACAGGTGGCCGACCGCATCGGCATCAAGGCAGCTGGCGCGTTCGACCTCAACGCCGCGTGCGCCGGGTTCTGCTACGGCCTCGGCGTCGCCTCCGACCTCATCCGGGCCGGATCGGCGAGGAAGGTGCTCGTGATCGGCGCCGAGAAACTCACCGATGTCGTTGACCCGGCCGATCGTTCGACGGCGATCATCTTCGCCGACGGAGCAGGCGCGGCGCTCGTCGGGCCTTCCGAGGAACCCGGTATCGGCCCCGTGGCATGGGGCAGCGCGGGCGATCTCGTTGACATGATCTACATGCGGGACAACCGCTACATCTTCCAAGAAGGCCAGCCAGTGTTCCGCTGGGCGACGACGCAGATCGCCCCGGTGGCGATGCGGGCCGTCGAGCTGGCTGGACTGGAATTGTCCGACATCGACGTACTCATCCCTCACCAGGCCAACCTGCGCATCGTCGAGGCCATCGCCAAGCGGCTGCGCGCGAAGGGCGCGCGCGACGACATGGTCGTGGCCGACGACATCCGGTACTCGGGCAACACCTCGTCGGCGTCCATCCCGATGGCGCTCGATCACATGCGCGCCGCCGGCACTGTGAAGCGCGGCGACGTCGTGCTGACCGTCGGCTTCGGGGCGGGACTTTCCTACGCGGGGCAAGTGCTCGTCTGCCCCTGA
- a CDS encoding dihydrolipoyl dehydrogenase family protein yields the protein MNTESTESTEDIEDTDVVVIGGGAVGENVAARAVRGGLRTVLVERERLGGECSYWACIPSKALLRPGNALAAARRVRGVRSEGGLDEQAVFRRRDAFVSHWDDGGQVRWAEDAGITVVRGTARLSGEREVTVEGRGVVRAAHAVVVCTGSTPVVPQIPGIADVPVWTSREATSASTVPQSLAVLGGGVVGVEMAQAWARLGARVELLELGDRLLSHLPGFAGEAVAEGLRADGVRVRLGTAVSRVAVAGGGVRIESDDGSRIAVERLLVATGRKPATTGLGLETVGLTPGGRLSVDDTGLVSGVDGRWLYAAGDVTGRAPVTHQGKYAARVVGDVVAARARGEDVRPEPWSGYAATADHRAATQVVFTDPEVASVGLPEPGQESHRAVDLDVAVAGAALHADGYEGRARLVVDTEREIVLGATFVGQDVAELLHAATVAIVGEVPLRRLWHAVPAFPTISEVWLRLLEEYGL from the coding sequence GTGAACACCGAGAGCACCGAGAGCACCGAGGACATCGAGGACACCGACGTCGTCGTCATCGGCGGAGGTGCCGTCGGCGAGAACGTCGCCGCGAGGGCGGTCCGGGGTGGCCTGCGCACCGTGCTGGTCGAGCGCGAGCGGCTGGGTGGTGAGTGCTCGTACTGGGCATGCATCCCGAGCAAGGCCTTGCTCCGGCCTGGCAACGCCCTGGCCGCGGCGCGGCGGGTGCGGGGCGTCCGGAGCGAAGGCGGGCTCGACGAGCAGGCGGTGTTCCGGCGAAGGGATGCCTTCGTGTCCCACTGGGACGACGGTGGTCAGGTGCGATGGGCAGAGGACGCCGGTATCACCGTCGTGCGCGGGACGGCCCGGCTTTCCGGGGAACGCGAGGTCACGGTGGAGGGTCGTGGCGTCGTCCGCGCCGCCCACGCGGTGGTGGTGTGTACCGGCAGCACGCCGGTCGTCCCGCAAATACCCGGCATCGCCGACGTGCCGGTGTGGACCTCCCGCGAGGCGACCTCGGCATCGACGGTGCCGCAATCCCTCGCCGTGCTCGGTGGCGGTGTGGTCGGTGTGGAGATGGCCCAGGCGTGGGCCCGTCTCGGTGCGCGGGTCGAACTGCTCGAACTCGGTGACCGCCTGCTGTCACACCTGCCTGGGTTTGCCGGTGAGGCGGTGGCCGAGGGGCTTCGCGCCGACGGTGTGAGGGTCCGGCTCGGCACCGCCGTCAGTCGCGTGGCGGTGGCAGGCGGCGGTGTGCGGATCGAGTCGGACGACGGTTCGCGCATCGCGGTGGAACGCCTGCTCGTCGCCACGGGTCGTAAACCCGCCACCACCGGCCTCGGGCTCGAAACGGTCGGGCTGACACCGGGAGGCAGGCTCAGCGTGGACGACACCGGACTTGTGTCCGGTGTGGACGGACGATGGCTGTACGCGGCTGGCGATGTCACGGGGCGCGCACCGGTGACGCACCAGGGCAAGTACGCGGCACGGGTCGTCGGCGACGTCGTCGCGGCCCGCGCCAGGGGAGAGGACGTGCGCCCCGAACCGTGGAGCGGGTACGCCGCCACGGCCGACCATCGAGCCGCGACCCAGGTGGTGTTCACCGACCCCGAGGTCGCCTCCGTCGGCTTGCCCGAACCGGGGCAGGAGTCCCACCGTGCCGTGGACCTCGACGTCGCCGTGGCAGGGGCGGCACTGCACGCCGACGGCTACGAGGGGCGGGCGCGGCTGGTGGTGGACACCGAGCGGGAGATCGTTCTCGGGGCGACGTTCGTCGGCCAGGACGTCGCCGAGCTGCTGCACGCGGCCACTGTCGCGATCGTCGGTGAGGTGCCGCTGCGGCGGCTGTGGCACGCGGTACCCGCCTTTCCCACCATCAGCGAGGTCTGGTTGCGGCTGCTGGAGGAGTACGGCTTGTGA
- a CDS encoding Lsr2 dimerization domain-containing protein codes for MARSAAIHTVDDITGEPARETVFFALDGVAYEIDLTAEHADHLRDVLLRYAAHARRTGGRRRKRALVDGPTPLRRATTPRAPRPASRRRSPEPTHGRSSTVVQHAPRERNTQPTAQILRRSASSVTVPVKPDPIPEVRFSAPVS; via the coding sequence TTGGCCAGGAGTGCAGCGATCCACACGGTGGACGACATCACGGGCGAACCGGCGAGGGAGACCGTGTTCTTCGCGCTCGACGGCGTCGCCTACGAGATCGACCTGACTGCCGAGCACGCGGACCACCTCCGCGACGTGCTTCTCCGCTATGCCGCGCACGCGCGGCGTACGGGAGGCCGCAGGCGCAAGCGCGCGCTGGTGGACGGTCCGACACCGCTCCGGCGCGCGACCACCCCGCGCGCACCGAGGCCGGCGAGCCGCCGGAGAAGCCCCGAGCCCACTCACGGCAGATCCTCCACGGTGGTACAGCACGCCCCGCGTGAGCGGAACACCCAGCCGACGGCGCAGATCCTGCGCCGCTCCGCCTCGTCCGTCACGGTGCCTGTCAAGCCGGACCCGATACCCGAGGTGCGCTTTTCCGCTCCCGTGAGCTGA
- a CDS encoding acyl carrier protein — MADKNEILAGLGEIVEEVAGVAADDVTSEKSFVDDLDIDSLSMVEIAVQAEDKFGVKIPDDELANLKTVGDAVDYVAANAK, encoded by the coding sequence GTGGCAGACAAGAACGAGATCCTGGCAGGCCTCGGCGAGATCGTCGAGGAGGTCGCCGGTGTGGCAGCCGACGACGTCACCTCGGAGAAGTCCTTCGTGGACGACCTCGACATCGACTCGCTGTCCATGGTCGAGATCGCCGTGCAGGCCGAGGACAAGTTCGGTGTGAAGATCCCGGACGACGAGCTGGCCAACCTGAAGACGGTGGGCGACGCCGTGGACTACGTCGCGGCCAACGCGAAGTAG
- a CDS encoding ACP S-malonyltransferase: protein MTTALLCPGQGSQNPGMLSPWLELDGARDRVAQWSENCGLDLVHLGTEATAEEIQDTAVAQPLIVAASLLAFEYLPARLPADAPVAGHSVGELAAAAIAGVLTANDAVALAAVRGAEMAAACAAEPTGMAAVMLGAPDEVVAWLRDNGLEAANQNGAGQIVASGAADAIERIVAEPLPGTKVRALKVAGAFHTKYMASAEEALRVHASKLTPSDPTRPLLSNADGGLISSGAKYLDRLVSQVTRPVRWDLTMHTLAQLGVERTIELPPAGTLTGLVKRELKGTVTIPFAVKAPANLEELA, encoded by the coding sequence GTGACCACCGCTCTCCTCTGCCCCGGACAGGGTTCCCAGAACCCCGGCATGCTTTCGCCCTGGCTCGAACTCGACGGAGCGCGCGACCGCGTCGCGCAGTGGTCGGAGAACTGCGGTCTCGATCTCGTACACCTCGGCACCGAGGCCACCGCCGAGGAGATCCAGGACACCGCGGTCGCCCAGCCGCTCATCGTCGCCGCGTCGCTTCTCGCGTTCGAGTACCTGCCCGCGAGGCTGCCCGCCGACGCTCCGGTCGCCGGCCACTCGGTGGGTGAGCTGGCCGCCGCGGCCATCGCCGGTGTGCTCACCGCGAACGACGCCGTGGCGCTGGCCGCCGTGCGTGGCGCCGAGATGGCAGCCGCGTGTGCGGCCGAGCCGACGGGCATGGCCGCCGTGATGCTCGGTGCTCCCGACGAAGTCGTGGCCTGGCTGCGTGACAACGGGCTGGAGGCCGCCAACCAGAACGGCGCTGGCCAGATCGTCGCCTCCGGAGCGGCCGACGCCATCGAACGTATCGTGGCCGAACCGCTGCCCGGCACCAAGGTCAGGGCACTGAAGGTGGCAGGCGCGTTCCACACGAAGTACATGGCCTCGGCCGAGGAGGCCCTGCGCGTCCACGCGAGCAAGCTCACGCCGTCCGACCCCACGCGGCCCCTGCTCTCCAACGCCGACGGCGGCCTGATCTCCAGCGGGGCGAAGTACCTCGACAGGCTCGTCTCCCAGGTGACCCGTCCCGTGCGGTGGGACCTGACAATGCACACGCTCGCCCAGCTGGGAGTCGAGCGGACGATCGAGCTGCCCCCTGCGGGAACCCTGACAGGGCTCGTGAAGAGGGAGCTGAAGGGCACCGTCACCATTCCGTTCGCCGTGAAGGCGCCCGCGAACCTCGAGGAGCTGGCATGA
- a CDS encoding peroxiredoxin: protein MAVEVGTQAPDFTLNDYNKQQVTLSSFRGDKPVLLVFYPFAFSGICQGELCQLRDEFDQYPGVQVLGVSVDTPFALKAWAEQQGYQFPLLSDFWPHGEVAKAYGVFNEQAGLALRGTFLIDTEGVVRFAEVNQPGEARDQAAWKKAIADLG from the coding sequence ATGGCCGTCGAGGTCGGTACCCAGGCCCCGGACTTCACGCTCAACGACTACAACAAGCAACAGGTCACGCTGTCGTCGTTCCGCGGCGACAAGCCGGTGCTGCTCGTCTTCTACCCGTTCGCCTTCAGCGGTATCTGCCAGGGCGAACTGTGCCAGCTGCGCGACGAGTTCGACCAGTACCCCGGCGTGCAGGTGCTCGGCGTCTCCGTGGACACGCCGTTCGCGCTGAAGGCGTGGGCCGAGCAGCAGGGCTACCAGTTCCCCCTGCTGTCGGACTTCTGGCCGCACGGCGAGGTGGCGAAGGCGTACGGTGTGTTCAACGAGCAGGCCGGCCTCGCGCTGCGGGGTACCTTCCTGATCGACACCGAGGGTGTCGTGCGGTTCGCCGAGGTGAACCAGCCGGGTGAGGCGCGTGACCAGGCGGCCTGGAAGAAGGCGATCGCCGACCTGGGCTGA
- a CDS encoding PucR family transcriptional regulator, translated as MSTERSQVPANPPPQRSPSRHELSEATLRALERASGRLAKASVAAIEERLPWFTRMPADQRASILLITQAGAAGFVRWMRDSQEALKLTTEAFRSAPRELSRWISLRQTVEIVRLAVDVFEEQLPRFAADESERAALTEGILRYGREIAFAAANSYAAAAEARGAWDARLEALVVDGVVRGDAEESVLSRAAALGWDPAADATVLVGNPPSDDPPSVVFEVRSKAARVGRPVLLGVQGSRLVVVVAGPTEGTAKDAEILPALATAFAEGPVVAGPTVGSLAEAHRSAAEALSGLRAVVGWPSAPRPARSIDLLPERALAGDAEAERVLVEEIARPLEQAGPALLETIETYLETGGVLETCARQLFVHPNTVRYRLKKAAELTGRNAADPRDALVLRTALTVGRLARSRGLW; from the coding sequence ATGTCCACCGAACGTTCTCAGGTCCCGGCGAACCCGCCGCCGCAGCGCTCGCCGTCTCGGCACGAACTGTCCGAGGCGACGCTTCGCGCGCTGGAACGTGCCTCGGGGCGGCTCGCCAAGGCGAGCGTCGCCGCCATCGAGGAACGACTGCCCTGGTTCACGAGGATGCCCGCCGACCAGCGCGCGAGCATTCTGCTGATCACCCAGGCAGGCGCGGCCGGGTTCGTCAGATGGATGCGCGACTCGCAGGAGGCCCTCAAGCTGACCACCGAGGCGTTCCGCTCCGCGCCGAGGGAGCTCTCCCGCTGGATCAGCCTCCGCCAGACCGTCGAGATCGTCCGCCTCGCCGTTGACGTGTTCGAGGAGCAGCTGCCCCGGTTCGCCGCCGACGAGTCCGAGCGCGCCGCGCTCACCGAGGGCATCCTCCGCTACGGCAGGGAGATCGCGTTCGCGGCGGCCAACTCCTACGCCGCGGCTGCGGAGGCAAGGGGCGCGTGGGACGCCCGCCTCGAGGCGCTCGTCGTGGACGGCGTCGTCCGGGGAGACGCCGAGGAATCCGTGCTCTCGCGGGCCGCGGCACTGGGCTGGGACCCCGCCGCCGACGCCACCGTCCTGGTGGGTAACCCGCCGTCGGACGATCCTCCCTCCGTGGTGTTCGAGGTGCGCAGCAAGGCGGCCCGCGTCGGCAGGCCGGTGCTGCTCGGGGTGCAGGGTTCACGGCTGGTCGTCGTGGTGGCCGGTCCGACGGAGGGCACGGCGAAGGACGCGGAGATCCTGCCAGCACTCGCCACCGCGTTCGCCGAGGGCCCTGTCGTCGCGGGCCCCACGGTCGGCAGCCTCGCCGAGGCACACCGCAGCGCAGCGGAGGCGCTCTCCGGCCTGAGGGCCGTCGTCGGCTGGCCCTCGGCGCCGCGCCCAGCGCGGTCGATCGATCTGCTGCCGGAGCGTGCGCTCGCGGGCGACGCGGAAGCGGAGCGGGTGCTCGTCGAGGAGATCGCCCGACCGCTCGAACAGGCGGGTCCGGCGCTGCTGGAGACGATCGAGACCTATCTGGAGACCGGTGGGGTGCTCGAAACGTGTGCCCGCCAGTTGTTCGTTCACCCCAACACCGTGCGATACCGCTTGAAGAAGGCCGCCGAACTCACCGGGCGCAACGCCGCCGACCCTCGCGACGCGCTCGTGCTGCGGACTGCCCTGACCGTGGGACGGTTGGCCCGCTCCCGGGGCTTGTGGTGA
- a CDS encoding DUF3052 domain-containing protein, translated as MVAAGDADQNSVAEKLGIKPDMVVQELGWDEDVDEEVRAAVEARIGGELLDEDADEVIDVVLLWWRDGDGDLGDALVDARVPLDENGVVWVLTPKTGQPGHVEPSEIAEAVPTVGMSQTSNLSIGHGWTATRLVPRSTSRR; from the coding sequence GTGGTCGCCGCGGGAGACGCTGACCAGAACAGCGTCGCCGAAAAGCTCGGGATCAAGCCGGACATGGTGGTCCAGGAGCTGGGCTGGGACGAAGACGTCGATGAGGAGGTCCGCGCCGCCGTCGAGGCTCGCATCGGTGGTGAGCTGCTCGACGAGGACGCCGACGAAGTCATCGATGTCGTGCTGCTCTGGTGGCGCGACGGCGACGGAGACCTCGGGGACGCGCTCGTGGACGCCCGCGTGCCGCTCGACGAGAACGGGGTGGTCTGGGTGCTGACCCCGAAGACGGGTCAGCCCGGTCACGTCGAGCCGAGCGAGATCGCCGAGGCGGTGCCCACGGTCGGGATGTCGCAGACCTCCAACCTGAGTATCGGCCACGGCTGGACCGCGACGAGACTCGTGCCGAGGTCCACGTCACGTCGCTAG
- a CDS encoding DUF3145 domain-containing protein: MSTRGVVYVHSSPSAVCPHVEWAISGALGGRVDLQWTAQPAAPGQLRAECDWRAPVGTGGKLAAALKAWPMVRFEITEEPSPGVDGQRFCYAPGLGLWHARTSANGDIVVGEDRLRSLVSKSRAGEQLAHELDKVLGSSWDEALEPFRHAGDGAPVTWLHQVG; encoded by the coding sequence GTGAGCACTCGTGGCGTTGTGTACGTCCACTCGTCGCCGTCTGCGGTTTGCCCGCACGTCGAGTGGGCGATTTCCGGTGCGCTCGGTGGCCGGGTCGATCTCCAATGGACGGCCCAGCCCGCGGCGCCCGGTCAATTGCGCGCCGAATGTGACTGGCGCGCGCCCGTGGGTACCGGTGGCAAGCTCGCCGCTGCTCTGAAGGCGTGGCCGATGGTGCGTTTCGAGATCACCGAGGAGCCGAGCCCCGGAGTGGACGGACAGCGATTCTGCTACGCGCCCGGCCTGGGGTTGTGGCATGCCCGCACGAGCGCCAACGGCGACATCGTGGTGGGTGAGGATCGCCTGCGCAGCCTGGTGTCAAAAAGCCGTGCCGGTGAGCAACTCGCCCACGAACTCGACAAAGTGCTCGGGTCGAGCTGGGACGAGGCACTCGAACCGTTCCGGCACGCGGGTGACGGCGCGCCCGTCACCTGGCTTCACCAGGTGGGCTGA
- the aceE gene encoding pyruvate dehydrogenase (acetyl-transferring), homodimeric type, producing the protein MAPQNDEAGRGATAGASGQGAPARVRVIRDGLAAHLPDIDPEETSEWLDSFDAALARGGQQRARYLLLRMLERARERNVGVPPLTTTDYVNTIPTENEPWFPGDEELERRYRAFIRWNAAIMVHRAQRPGVGVGGHISTYASSAALYEVGFNHFFRGKDHSGGGDQIFIQGHASPGIYARAFLEGRLTAEQLDGFRQELSHAGEGGGLPSYPHPRLMPDFWEYPTVSMGLGPMNAIYQARFNRYLHARGIKDTSDQHVWAFLGDGEMDEPESRGLIHVAAGEGLDNLTFVINCNLQRLDGPVRGNGKIIQELEAYFRGAGWNVIKVIWGREWDALLHADRDGALVNLMNQTPDGDYQTYKANDGAYVREHFFGRDPRTKELVKNLTDTQIWNLKRGGHDYRKVYAAYKAAMEHHGQPTVILAHTIKGYGLGPAFEGRNATHQMKKLTLDDLKLFRDAQRIPISDEELERDPKLPPYYHPGEDSPEIQYLKGRRQALGGYLPERRSNAKPLVLPGDKVYEAIRKGSGKQDVATTMAFVRLVRELAKDPEVGHRLVPIIPDEARTFGLDSMFPTAKIYNPQGQNYTSVDAQLMLAYKESEHGQLLHEGINEAGSTASFTAAGTSYATHGEPMIPIYIFYSMFGFQRTGDGLYAAADQMARGFVLGATAGRTTLTGEGLQHADGHSQLLAATNPAVVAYDPAWSFEIAHIVRDGLRRMYGETGPDGNGENVFYYLTVYNEPYQQPAEPENLDVDGLLKGLYLYRQAPEGTGPKAQLLVSGVTMPEALRAQRMLAEEWNVGADVWSATSWTELRREAVEVDRDNFLHPADSPRVPYVTRTLSGTEGPVVAVSDWMRAVPDLIRPWVPGDMLTLGTDGFGFSDTRPAARRHFLVDAESITVGVLTMLARRGEVPQDKVVEAARKYQIHDVMAAGPQTSDSGVA; encoded by the coding sequence TTGGCCCCCCAGAACGACGAGGCCGGGCGCGGCGCCACCGCAGGCGCCTCCGGCCAGGGAGCACCGGCGCGTGTCCGCGTCATCCGCGACGGACTGGCGGCGCACTTGCCCGACATCGACCCGGAGGAGACGTCGGAATGGCTCGACTCCTTCGACGCCGCACTGGCGAGGGGCGGTCAACAGCGCGCGAGGTACCTGCTGCTGAGGATGCTGGAGCGCGCCCGTGAGCGCAATGTGGGCGTGCCCCCGCTCACGACAACCGACTACGTCAACACCATTCCCACGGAGAACGAGCCGTGGTTCCCCGGCGACGAGGAACTGGAGCGCCGCTACCGCGCGTTCATCCGCTGGAACGCCGCGATCATGGTGCACAGGGCACAGCGGCCAGGTGTCGGCGTCGGCGGACACATCTCGACCTACGCCTCCTCCGCGGCGCTCTACGAGGTGGGCTTCAACCACTTCTTCCGCGGCAAGGACCATTCAGGCGGCGGCGATCAGATCTTCATCCAGGGTCACGCCTCCCCCGGCATCTACGCGAGGGCGTTCCTCGAAGGACGGCTCACCGCCGAGCAACTCGACGGGTTCCGGCAGGAACTCTCCCACGCGGGCGAAGGCGGCGGCCTCCCGTCGTACCCGCACCCGAGACTGATGCCGGACTTCTGGGAGTACCCCACGGTGTCGATGGGGCTCGGCCCCATGAACGCGATCTACCAGGCGCGGTTCAACCGTTACCTGCACGCGCGCGGCATCAAGGACACCAGCGACCAGCACGTCTGGGCCTTCCTCGGCGACGGCGAGATGGACGAGCCCGAGTCGCGCGGCCTCATCCACGTCGCGGCGGGCGAGGGGCTCGACAACCTCACGTTCGTCATCAACTGCAACCTTCAGCGGCTCGACGGGCCCGTCCGCGGCAACGGCAAGATCATCCAGGAGCTGGAGGCGTACTTCCGAGGCGCGGGCTGGAACGTCATCAAGGTCATCTGGGGCCGTGAGTGGGACGCGCTGCTGCACGCCGACCGCGACGGCGCGCTGGTCAACCTCATGAACCAGACACCGGACGGCGACTACCAGACCTACAAGGCCAACGACGGCGCGTACGTGAGAGAGCACTTCTTCGGTCGCGACCCCCGCACGAAGGAGCTGGTGAAGAACCTCACCGACACCCAGATCTGGAACCTCAAGCGCGGCGGCCACGACTACCGCAAGGTCTACGCCGCGTACAAGGCGGCGATGGAACACCACGGCCAGCCCACGGTGATCCTCGCCCACACGATCAAGGGTTACGGGCTCGGCCCGGCCTTCGAGGGCCGCAACGCCACCCACCAGATGAAGAAGCTGACGCTCGACGACCTCAAGCTGTTCCGGGACGCCCAGCGCATCCCGATCAGCGACGAGGAGCTGGAGCGGGACCCGAAGCTTCCGCCGTACTACCACCCGGGTGAGGACTCGCCCGAGATCCAGTACCTGAAGGGTCGCAGGCAGGCACTCGGTGGCTACCTGCCGGAGCGCAGGTCGAACGCCAAGCCGCTCGTGCTGCCCGGCGACAAGGTGTACGAGGCCATCAGGAAGGGCTCGGGCAAGCAGGACGTGGCCACCACGATGGCGTTCGTGCGGCTGGTCCGTGAGCTGGCGAAGGACCCGGAGGTCGGGCACCGGCTCGTGCCGATCATCCCCGACGAGGCGCGGACGTTCGGCCTCGACTCGATGTTCCCGACGGCGAAGATCTACAACCCGCAGGGGCAGAACTACACGTCGGTCGATGCGCAGTTGATGCTCGCCTACAAGGAGTCGGAACACGGGCAACTCCTGCACGAGGGCATCAACGAGGCGGGCTCGACGGCGTCGTTCACCGCGGCGGGCACGTCGTACGCCACGCACGGCGAGCCGATGATCCCGATCTACATCTTCTACTCGATGTTCGGCTTCCAGCGCACGGGCGACGGGCTGTACGCCGCCGCCGACCAGATGGCGCGTGGCTTCGTCCTCGGAGCCACTGCAGGCAGGACCACGCTCACCGGCGAGGGCCTCCAGCACGCGGACGGGCACTCCCAGTTGCTGGCGGCGACCAACCCGGCCGTGGTGGCCTACGACCCCGCGTGGTCGTTCGAGATCGCCCACATCGTCCGTGACGGCCTGCGCCGCATGTACGGCGAGACGGGACCGGACGGCAACGGTGAGAACGTCTTCTACTACCTCACCGTGTACAACGAGCCGTACCAGCAGCCTGCCGAGCCGGAGAACCTCGATGTGGACGGCCTGCTCAAGGGCCTCTACCTCTACAGGCAGGCTCCCGAGGGAACGGGGCCGAAGGCGCAGCTTCTCGTGTCGGGCGTGACCATGCCCGAGGCGCTAAGGGCGCAGCGGATGCTGGCCGAGGAGTGGAACGTGGGCGCCGACGTGTGGTCGGCCACCTCGTGGACGGAGCTGCGCAGGGAGGCCGTCGAGGTCGATCGCGACAACTTCCTCCACCCCGCCGACTCGCCAAGGGTGCCGTACGTGACGCGGACGCTGTCCGGCACGGAGGGCCCCGTGGTGGCCGTCTCCGACTGGATGCGCGCCGTGCCCGACCTGATCCGCCCCTGGGTGCCCGGCGACATGCTCACGCTCGGCACCGACGGTTTCGGGTTCTCGGACACCCGTCCCGCCGCGCGCCGTCACTTCCTCGTCGATGCCGAGTCGATCACGGTCGGGGTGCTCACCATGCTCGCCCGCCGAGGCGAGGTACCGCAGGACAAGGTCGTCGAGGCCGCGCGGAAGTACCAGATCCACGACGTCATGGCCGCGGGCCCACAGACCTCGGACTCCGGCGTGGCGTGA